In the genome of Fusarium poae strain DAOMC 252244 chromosome 1, whole genome shotgun sequence, the window TGCAGTGCTCGCAGGAGAAAGACATGATAACGACTTCGCGAAAGTACGGGATCGCGgtgagaagaagacgagTAACTCCCTTGGCGAGTTTGTTAGATATTTTGGTGTGCGACTTGTCAGGCGATGATTCAACTCACGTTCTTGCCGCAGTTCATGCAAAGAGACTCGATCTCTTCGACAGCGCGctcgtcgtcatcgttctgagcatcagcagcagcagcaggcgcaaggttcttgaccttgtcgcCAATGCTCTGGAAAAACTCCTCGGGATTCTGCTTGTTGACTTCTTCGGTAGTCATTTTTGTGTGGTGAGATCGAATCGATAAAATGGTCGTTTTGGTGGTTTGGAATCCGATGTAATGGAGGGGCAGAGGGGTCATGAAATTTTTGGAGGGGCAATCAAGTCTAGACCTAGTTATGTCATGGGGTCCAGGGTGCAGAGTTTGGCAGATGCAGGCTGGCGCTAGAATGTTCGGGATACAGTAAATGGTAGCAGCCTGAGATGACTCAGATCGCTCGTTCCATTTGCCCAATAAATTTGAATTATGTGACCAATTAAAGACGGATATGCCTGACATCCGATAGAAGCGAACGCAAACAATTGCGGTCTCATTTCATAAAATGAGAAAGGCTGAGAGGATTTGCGGCTTGCTGCTTTTGACCTGAAAGCAAAGCTTGGAGTCCGGCCTTTCGATTTCTAGCGCGTTTCTTACTGCTGGCATTTGAAGTTTGCTTAGGCGGTTCGACAGGCGCAGAAGTCTTCTTAACTTTATTTTGTGCTGCTTTGCGTCTTGCAGCAGGAACGGGAGCTGAGAGGACAATCTTTGTGTCCCGTTGACAGTTGTCGCAGTGAAGGATCTTGCATGACCCTGTTTTGTTGTCTTTGGGTGTTGAGCTGATGCCAGACTTTTTGCCCTTTGTCTTGGCTCGCATGTTTTTTCGAGCCTCCAGTTTCAGCACAGCTTCTTGGCCTGGGATCATTATGAGACCGCAGCCTCCGCATACGTGTTGTCGTTGAACATCAGACGGTGAGATACCAAATTGTGAAAGAAGGCTGTCGCGGTAGTTCATGAGATGAGCTGAAGTCTCTGGGGCTGTCGTGCGTAGTAGGTGTGCTGCATCGGTGAGAAAGTTGGTCGTTCCTGGAAGCTCCGGCAGTGACATTGTGACAGGCTTGAGAGATTGTTGATGCTTCTTGGTTTTATTGTAGTCAGCTTTGAAGTCGAGTTCCAGTCCAGTTGCTCACATTCGAGTTCAGAACCTTGACGGCCACAGTCGCGAAAAGGTGGGTCTGATTAGATATAAGCTGCTGCACGATTGGTTGGTCTGGCTCTTGTCTGATGAGCTTCTACTTCACCAGCCTCACTGAACAACTTACATCTTTCACAATAAGTACATTATGTGAACAGTAAAGGTTTCTTACGGTATTTGTGGCggtcttttatttatataaaccAAGTATTTTTTTTGTATGCTCTTTTTACTCCTGCTATACAACCTCTCTGTTATTGAGCCCCAACCATTCAGACGCCAACTCAATATCGACTTCAGGAGAGCTCTACGAACGGCGGACCTCCCACTTAATCTCGTTAATGCTCACTTCCTCGTTGGACTTCTCGTCATACTCAAACCATTCGCCCTCCTCCAAATCGATGGCTGTAAACTTGGTACCAGTCTCAGCACCCTCGGCAAGCCACTCGCCCTAGCATCGTGTCAGCATATATCCAAACCTGGGCGATTGGTAACTCGTGATGTACCTCTGCCTTGAATTCGACAAACTCGAGACCTCGGCAGTCAAATTCGATAATCTTCTGGGCCTTAGCTGGCTCGGTCTGTTCATAAGCAGCAGGTCCGGACTTGACAGATGCAGAAGACTCTCGCTTAAATTAACACTTTGTTAGCAAACATACTCGGTTCGGTTTCAGAAACACTAACCTTGCAGTTCTTGCATTTCCATACAAAGTTGGCTTCTCCTCGGCTTCCACTCATTTCATTTGTCTCCTGAACGAATGCTTTAGTAAACGAATTACTACCTAGACTGACCAGCACGTACGAAACGGTTGACTCCAACATAGTTTGAGTGAGTCTCTCGGCAAGAGGTACACTGAACCTTGAACATGTACCAAAAAGGGTTGTCTTGAGTATCATCAGGACGTAAGTTGGTGACCCTGTCAAATTGGGATTGCCCCTCACGTCAATGAAGCCCAAGATAGCGAAAACCGAATTATGGCATACCCTTGCAAGTCGGCTGTCAGATAGAGAGCGAACATGGTTGTTTGTGTGACAATTGAGAAACTGAAGATGATGCTGCAAAGACAAGTAGGTATTATCTGTGAAGTGTTGTGAATCAAACAGAATACAACTGGTTCAGAGCTACTATCAACTGGTGTTGGAATGTGGGTGGTGGGGTGTGAGAATAGCGCCTACCAGCTACCACTACATACCTAACCTCACGATGAACGTAATACCCACGTGACTTTAAGAATCGAACCATCTGTGACTGGCCAATTTCGTGGTTCCAACGACTCCACGAAACACCTCAATTGAGCGATTGCCGTCAACGACAACCCTCAATCGCCCTAGAGCTATGTCCTAGACATCTGATCGGCGCCGAAAATGCAGGCTTTGTGGTCGAGAGCCGGCCGGGCTCATCGATGTGGTTGCCGCGCCTGCGAAACAGTTGTGAGCACTCTCGGCCGCCGAGTGACAACCGCGACTCGACCACGTAAAGTCGCCATTGCCGATATCTTTACAGCATGCTACAGTTCCATGTTTGCGACCGCCGCCATTATTGATGCCGTACGAAAGGAAGAACGACGACAGGAAATAGACCGACTATTGGAGGAGACACGGCGGGAATTGGCCCAACTCCGAAATCACGAGGCGAGCCAAAGTACGACAGGCAGCAGTTCTGCCCACAGCGACATCTCTCTTGGTCAAATGCACCACTTATGGGAGTCTATGAAGGAGATATACACGAATCGACCATATATGAAGGAGGCGTATAAGCCTGCTACTATCCGAATCGATGAGTTTCTCAACCGGGTACACACCAAACAATACCAATGTCCAGACAAGGCAACGATGGATGCTTACCGACGAACGGACTACGAACATCTCGAGCAAGCCATCGCTCACGAGGAGATAGATGACAGCATCCCTCATAGAAGGCCAACGAACTCTAAGCAGGTCCACAACGCTGGACGTACGCTCAACCACCTTATCCAGCAATTACTCAAACGAGCTGATGCTCACGACAAATCCAACTCACCAAGCCCCAGCTTTGACGAAGCTGTCAAGATTGCAGACCTAAATCCTTCTTACAAATTTCTTGTAGAGTCAAATTCTGaattgatgaagaagaaccGGGCTACCTTGAATCTCGGCCTCCGCAAGGTTGTTGCCTCA includes:
- a CDS encoding hypothetical protein (BUSCO:50594at5125), whose amino-acid sequence is MFALYLTADLQGVTNLRPDDTQDNPFWYMFKVQCTSCRETHSNYVGVNRFETNEMSGSRGEANFVWKCKNCKRESSASVKSGPAAYEQTEPAKAQKIIEFDCRGLEFVEFKAEGEWLAEGAETGTKFTAIDLEEGEWFEYDEKSNEEVSINEIKWEVRRS